GGTGGCGATGGACGTCCTGAACGCACGCGAAGAGGCCCTCACGGGCATGCGGCGAATGGGTATCTCGGTGCTCGACGTCCCGCCCGACGCCCTCACGCCCGAACTGATCAACCGCTACGTGCTGATCAAGTCAACGCAGCGTCTCTAAGGCCCGTCGGCTCGGGACCGCGAGCCGTCAACAGCACGTAAGCCAACGCACCGCCGCCCAGCAGAACTCCCAGCAGAATCTTCAGCCCACCCGGCAGATACGACGGAGTAATCAGCGTCTCAACCAGGCCCGCGACCACGAACATCGGAATCGTGCCCAACACCAGCAGGACCGCCTCGAGCCCCCCCTGCCGCAACGACTCCCGCCGGGTCAACCGTCCCGGCAGGGCCAACGAAATGCCAAGCCGCAACCCCGCGCCCGATGAAACGAGAATCGCAAAAATCTCCAGAATCCCGTGCCCGGCGATGAACGACCAGAACTCGTAGCTCAATTGATGGCTGGCAAAGTGCCCGGCAAATCCGCCCAGCATGATCGCGTTGAACAGCACGATATAGCACGTGCCGATCCCCGCGGTTATCCCGAGGGCGAAGGCCACGAACGAAACCCGGATGTTGTTCGTCACGATCCCCGTGGCCATCGGCGGCTTGTCCATATGCCGGAACCGTTCGCTGATGTCCTCAGCCGTGACCTCCTCGCTGCCGTCCACCATGTCGAATTCGAACGGCACCAGCCGGTACGCCGTCGAAGGACGCATCACCACGCTCGCATACGCCCCCAAACCGCCAACCAGAAATATCACCACCGCCAGAACCACGTAAGCCCACAGCCGCCGAAACAGCCGCGGATAGTCCCAGCGAAAGAACCGCCAGATCGCCAGCAGAGGCCGCGGACGTGCGCCGCGATACAGATGGCTGTGCGCCTGAACCGCCAGCCGGTTGATCCGGCTTTGGGTCGTGGGGTCCAGATGATAGAGCCGGGCCCGCGCCACATCCACCGCCACCGCCGGGTACAGCCGGGTCAACTCGTGCAGTTGCTCCTCGCTCAGCGTCCCAACGCCACGCCGGCCCATCGCCTCAAGCAACTCCTCAAGCCGGTCCCAGGCCGGACCCCGCGTTTCCAGGAATCGAGCCGCCGTCATGGCTGCGCCTCCGGAGGCTTCTCCGACTGCTCAGCCCGGCGGGCCTTGTCCATCAGTTCATCCACGTAGGCCTCCATGACCACCACCGACATCTCCGGCAGTTGCACGCCAAGCCGGGCCAGAATCGGCGCCAGCAGCTTGGGCAACACCCGCTCGCGGGCCTCCAGACTCAGCTCCGTGCGACGGATGTGGTAATTGGCAATGACCCGGTACTCCTGCGGGGTCAGCGACGTGGCCCGCAGCGCCGCCGGACTCATCGCCGCCTCCCACTCCTTGGGCGTCGTCCGGTCGCTGAAGGCCGAGTAGTCCGTCGCCTGCTCCGAGATCACCACCGTCCCAGCCGCCAGATCGCCCAGACGCTGCACCTTTCTGGTCAGGAACATCGTCACACCGGCCACGCCGTAGCCGAAAGGCATCAGATCGACGATCCGCAGCAGATTCCGCGTCGCCACCTCCGCAAAACCCACGCCACCTCCGCCCTCCCTCACCACGCGAATCCGCATGTGCCGCTTGCCCGGCGTCTGACCGTTCCACCAGTATTCGAACAAAATGGGATAGCCCCAAAACATCAGGAAAAGGACAACGACCATGAACGCCACCGCCCAGGCTTGCATGTTGAAGGCGGCGCCCACCGAGTTGATGCCAGAAGCCAGAAGCAGCAGAAGAAAGCCTATGAAGAAGACCAGAAACATGATGATCACGTCGATCACCCCTGCCACCAGTCGGGAACCGATGCCCGCAAGCCGCTGCTCCAGCTCGACGTTTTCCGGAGTCTCGATCAGATCGAAATCCTGTTCCTGCATTGTTCCGTCCTTGCCGCCTGAAACCGCCCGCGATCATACCATCAGCGGATCGGCCGGGCAAGCAGCCACCGCGGATGAGCTTCACGACGGCATCCCGCTCAGCGGCCGGACAATAGCTTCGGCGAAAGGCTCAGGAACAGCAACGGCAGCACGGTCAGGAGAAAACACGGGATGCCGAAGAACAGCGCCGGCGGCACTTCGTGGAACTGGCGGGCCTGCCCGGTCCAGTCGTCGAACAGGAACAGGTCGCCGAGGCCGAAGGTCTCCTCGCGGCCGATCGAAAGCCACAGCTTGTCCGCTGCGTCCCCGTTCGGCCACGCGACCACGTAATAGCGCCCGCTCTGCGGCAGCGTCACTGTCACCTCCTTGACAATCCACGAAGTCGTATCGGTGAACGTCTCATGAAAGACCCGCGGATCGCTCACGTCCTCGGTGGTAAAGACCCGGCCGCCCAAGCCTTCCGGCGTGTCGAACGGCAGGTCGATCGGCTCGAAACCCGATCCCAGCAGGGCGAAACTCGGCCGATAGTCAGCCAAACGATCAATCTTGGGCAAACCCAGTTGCAGAAAAACCTCAAACCCCGCATCGGCCACGAACGTGAGCCACAGCCGCAGCTCTTGCCCCTGTAATTCGTAGTACACCACCTGCGAGACCGCCGGCCGGTCGATCTGGATGGCGTTTTGCCACGCCGAAGCGTCGCCGTCAGGAAAGACCGGCCGGTGAGCCGTCGCCGTCCCGCCCCAGCAGATCGCCCAGAAAACCGCCGCCAGCCCCACGCTCAATCTGCGTCGCATCGCGTTCATGGTCGATCCCCCATAATGACCCTTAGATAATCATAGTCTCCCAAGCCCTACGTTGGGTTTCTTCACCCCATACGGGCGTTTTCACTGCGTCACCTGCCCCATCTATCAGGTCACAAACCGCGTTCAGACCCTATAAAACGGGTATGAGCTCGTGGCACGGCGTTTGCACAATTGGTCATCCAGAGAAACGGTACGGAAGAATTGGAGGCCCAAAAATGTGGATGCGATTTCTGATCGGCGCGGTCGTCCTGTTGGCGATGTTCCTGGTCACCACCCTCTTCCTGTGAGACGCAAGCGATGGATGACACTCAGGACAAGCGGATCAGTATGGCGACCAACAGGATCCCCGCCAGAACAGCCCCAACGATGCCCGTGATGAACATGACCTTCATCATGCCCATCGCCCTCCCAGCCATGCCGAGAAAGCGGTTGTTCAGGTCGTAAACGCCGGTGATGCCTTCCTTGAGATCCTCAAGGGCCTTCTGCTGCGTCTCGCCCACCCGCACCAGGCTGGCCAGATTGTGGCCGAGCTGCTCGAGGTTTTCCAGCATCGCCCGGTCGGCCTGGGCGTGGCTCTGCATCTGGTCCTCGATCATCTCGAGCTTTTCCGACTGCTCGCGGTAGGATTTGGGCAGGGCGTCCAGGGTCGAACTCAGCTTCTCGTTGGCCTGGCCCATCCGATCGAGCTTGCCGGAGATCTGCTCCATCATGCGAAGCTGCTGGCCGATCAGGTCGGGCATGGGCCGAAGCGAATCGGCGATCCGCTCCGAGATCGGGCGGTGGCTCCTGAGGTACTCCGAAAGCTGGTTGAACGACTCCTCGATTCGCGACCGGACCTGGGCCAGTTCGCCGGAATACTGTTCGAGCTGGCGGGCCAGTTCCTGGCCTCGAAACCATCGTCGCCAGCCGCCGGCGGAATCCTCATCCGGCTCGCCCGGCCCTTCCGCCTGGGTCCCCGGTTCGTCCGGCATTTCGCCGGCTTCGTCCCGGCGGTTGGTCAGTCGCTTCCAGAGATTCGGCTTCTTCTCATCCGTCATGACCGCGTCCTCCCGGTCGGACTCAGCTTGCCCGCAGAACGGCCTTACAGCGGTTCTGCAGGGCCTCGGTAATGGCCTGCTGGTACTGGTCGACCTGCTCGTGGGTCAGGCTTCGCTCCGGATGGCGAAACTCCAGGGTCAGGAAGATGCTCTTCTTGCCCGGCGCAACCTGCTTGCCGCGGAACAGCTCGTTGAAGCGGATGGTCTGAAGCTCCTCGATGTGCAACTCGTGAATGGTCCGCTCGATCCGGTCCCAGGTAATCGGCTCATCGACCACAATCGACAAATCCCGTTCGATCGCCGGGTATTTGGCCAGCGGCTGATAGACCGGCGTGGTCCGCGGCAGTTCCAGCAGCAGTTTAAAGTCGATCTCGGCCACGCACACCGGCTTGCGGAGATCGAACTGCTTGCGGATCGCCGGCGAGATCGATCCGGCGATGCCCAGCCGCACCTCGCCCAGCCACACCTCCGCCGACTGGTCCGGCAGGAACCACTTGAGCGGCACGGGCTTAAGTCGCAGCTCACCGGGTCGGCCCAGCAGATCGGCTACGTGCTCCAGCGCCCCGCTCACCACGCGAAGTTCGCGCATCGAGACCATCGCCAGGTGGATCCGCTCCTTGGGCAGCCCGCCGTCTTGCGGCGGCGGATAGACCCGCGCGATCTCGTACAACTCGCACAGGCGGTTGCCCACGTTCTGGTTGAGCCGCGACGACTCCAGCAGCGACGGCGCCAGCGTGCAGCGAAGCACGTTGTCCGCCCGCCGCTGATGATCGGCCACCGTCAGCATCCGGTCGGTCTCGACCTCCGTGAACAGCCCCGCCGTCTCCGGCGAGACCAGCGACACCGTCATCGCCTCGTTGAACCCCGCCTGGTTCAGGCCGTCGGAAACCAGATCGGTCACGATCTCCTGGCGGCTGCGACGCTGGGCGGCGATCCGGATCGTCTCGCGCATCGGCACCTTGTCGTAACCCCAGATGCGGCCGACCTCCTCGACCAGGTCGATCGGACGGGTCACGTCGCGACGCCGATGCGGCGGCACTTCGACCGCGAACCCCCCTTCGACCGGCTCGACCGCAAAGCCGAGACTCGTCAGTATCTGCTGAACCGCCGCCCGAGGCGCCTCGATGCCCAGGATGCGCTGAATCAGGGCCATCGGCAGGGTCAACTGCGCCGGCTTGAACGGCTCGGCCCAGACGTCCACCATGCCGCGGGCGATCTGGCCGCCCGCCGTCTCGACGATCAACCGGGCCGCCCGGCGCGACGCCCACTCGGTGGCCACCGGATCGACTCCGCGTTCGAACCGGTACGACGATTCGGAATGCAGATTGAGCTGCCGCGCGGTGCGGCGAACGCACAGCGGGTCGAACTCCGCGCTCTCCAGCAGCACGGTCGTGGTCGTCGCGGAAACCTCCGTCTCAAGCCCGCCCATCACGCCCGCCACCGCCACCGGCCGACGGGCGTCGGCGATGATCAGGTTGCGGTCGGACAGCTCGTGCTGCGAACCGTC
The sequence above is drawn from the Phycisphaerae bacterium genome and encodes:
- the pheT gene encoding phenylalanine--tRNA ligase subunit beta, translating into MKAPLEWLKEYVDVDCSAEELAERLTKSGLSLEELIGEGDQAVLDVEVTSNRPDCLGVIGLAREAAAVLGRTLRLPQIELKESPAEAARLCSVRVDDPDLCPRYTARVIEGVKIGPSPAWLVGRLEAVGVRSVNNVVDVTNYVMFEIGQPLHAFDCAKLAEHRIIVRRARGGETIVAIDGSQHELSDRNLIIADARRPVAVAGVMGGLETEVSATTTTVLLESAEFDPLCVRRTARQLNLHSESSYRFERGVDPVATEWASRRAARLIVETAGGQIARGMVDVWAEPFKPAQLTLPMALIQRILGIEAPRAAVQQILTSLGFAVEPVEGGFAVEVPPHRRRDVTRPIDLVEEVGRIWGYDKVPMRETIRIAAQRRSRQEIVTDLVSDGLNQAGFNEAMTVSLVSPETAGLFTEVETDRMLTVADHQRRADNVLRCTLAPSLLESSRLNQNVGNRLCELYEIARVYPPPQDGGLPKERIHLAMVSMRELRVVSGALEHVADLLGRPGELRLKPVPLKWFLPDQSAEVWLGEVRLGIAGSISPAIRKQFDLRKPVCVAEIDFKLLLELPRTTPVYQPLAKYPAIERDLSIVVDEPITWDRIERTIHELHIEELQTIRFNELFRGKQVAPGKKSIFLTLEFRHPERSLTHEQVDQYQQAITEALQNRCKAVLRAS
- a CDS encoding stage II sporulation protein M; its protein translation is MTAARFLETRGPAWDRLEELLEAMGRRGVGTLSEEQLHELTRLYPAVAVDVARARLYHLDPTTQSRINRLAVQAHSHLYRGARPRPLLAIWRFFRWDYPRLFRRLWAYVVLAVVIFLVGGLGAYASVVMRPSTAYRLVPFEFDMVDGSEEVTAEDISERFRHMDKPPMATGIVTNNIRVSFVAFALGITAGIGTCYIVLFNAIMLGGFAGHFASHQLSYEFWSFIAGHGILEIFAILVSSGAGLRLGISLALPGRLTRRESLRQGGLEAVLLVLGTIPMFVVAGLVETLITPSYLPGGLKILLGVLLGGGALAYVLLTARGPEPTGLRDAALT
- a CDS encoding RDD family protein, encoding MQEQDFDLIETPENVELEQRLAGIGSRLVAGVIDVIIMFLVFFIGFLLLLLASGINSVGAAFNMQAWAVAFMVVVLFLMFWGYPILFEYWWNGQTPGKRHMRIRVVREGGGGVGFAEVATRNLLRIVDLMPFGYGVAGVTMFLTRKVQRLGDLAAGTVVISEQATDYSAFSDRTTPKEWEAAMSPAALRATSLTPQEYRVIANYHIRRTELSLEARERVLPKLLAPILARLGVQLPEMSVVVMEAYVDELMDKARRAEQSEKPPEAQP